From a single Fusobacterium pseudoperiodonticum genomic region:
- a CDS encoding ATP-binding protein, producing MKESKELELKSTITNTFLKIVSAFSNYNTGKIIFGVDDNGKIIGLENIEKLCLDLENKINDNINPKPDFRFIKDTKKNIITLIVEEGFNKPYLYKGKAYKRNDTSTVEVDRIEFNRLTLLGLNQYYEELKARKQNLKFEVLTKELEEKLSLKNFSKDVLKTLNLYDDKIGYNNAAELFADSNTFSGIDIAKFGKNIDEILDRNLFVNISIISQFQKTLEVFNRYYKYEQILGSERIEKELIPEKAFRETIANALIHRTWDVNSNIRISMYENKIEVSSPGGLPSGISEKEYLNGQISQLRNPILANIFFRLKYIEMFGTGIRRINESYKDYAIKPAFEIFENSIKITLPIITTKLFLTTDEKIVMDILEKGAILSSGEILQMTEFKKDKLNRLLKKLIQKNYIDVIGNGRGTKYLKK from the coding sequence ATGAAAGAAAGTAAAGAACTTGAATTAAAATCAACAATAACAAATACTTTTTTAAAGATAGTTAGTGCTTTTTCTAATTATAATACAGGAAAAATTATATTTGGTGTTGATGATAATGGAAAAATTATTGGTTTAGAAAATATAGAAAAACTTTGTTTAGATTTAGAAAATAAAATAAATGATAATATAAATCCTAAACCTGATTTTAGATTCATAAAAGATACTAAAAAAAATATAATTACCCTTATAGTTGAAGAAGGATTTAATAAACCATATCTCTATAAAGGAAAGGCATATAAAAGAAACGATACTTCAACAGTGGAAGTTGACAGAATAGAATTTAATAGACTCACATTATTAGGTTTAAATCAGTATTATGAAGAATTAAAAGCTAGAAAGCAGAATTTAAAATTTGAAGTTTTAACAAAGGAATTAGAAGAAAAATTATCATTAAAAAATTTTTCAAAAGATGTTTTAAAAACTTTAAATTTATATGATGATAAAATTGGTTATAATAATGCTGCTGAACTCTTTGCTGACAGTAATACTTTTTCAGGAATTGATATTGCAAAATTTGGAAAAAATATAGATGAAATTTTAGACAGAAATTTATTTGTAAATATATCTATTATTTCTCAATTTCAAAAAACTTTGGAAGTTTTTAATAGATATTACAAATATGAGCAAATACTTGGTTCAGAAAGAATAGAAAAAGAGTTAATTCCAGAAAAAGCATTTAGAGAAACAATTGCAAATGCTTTAATTCATAGAACTTGGGATGTTAATTCTAATATAAGAATATCTATGTATGAAAATAAAATAGAGGTTTCTTCTCCAGGTGGGTTACCAAGTGGAATAAGTGAAAAAGAGTATTTGAATGGACAAATTTCTCAACTTAGAAATCCTATTTTAGCAAATATATTTTTTAGATTAAAATATATTGAAATGTTTGGAACTGGTATAAGAAGGATTAACGAAAGTTATAAAGATTATGCAATTAAACCAGCTTTTGAAATATTTGAAAACTCAATCAAAATAACTTTACCAATAATTACAACTAAACTATTTCTGACAACTGATGAAAAAATAGTGATGGATATTTTGGAAAAAGGTGCAATATTATCAAGTGGAGAAATTTTACAGATGACTGAATTTAAAAAAGATAAATTAAATAGGCTATTAAAAAAATTAATTCAAAAGAATTATATTGATGTAATAGGAAATGGGAGAGGAACTAAGTATTTAAAAAAATAA
- the cobI gene encoding precorrin-2 C(20)-methyltransferase, translated as MNNKFYGIGVGVGDPEEITIKAINTLKKLDVVILPEAKKDDGSVAYEIAKQYMKEDVEKVFVEFPMLKSLEDRENARKENAKIVQKLLDEGKNVGFLTIGDTMTYSTYVYILEHLPEKYLVETVPGVSSFVDMASRFNFPLMIGDETLKVVSLNKKTNIEFELENNDNIVFMKVSRNFENLKQALMKTGNIDKIIMVSNCGKESQKVYYDIKDLTEDDIPYFTTLIVKKGGFEQWRKFNI; from the coding sequence ATGAATAACAAATTTTATGGTATAGGTGTTGGAGTTGGAGATCCTGAAGAAATCACTATAAAAGCGATAAACACCTTAAAAAAACTAGATGTAGTAATATTACCAGAAGCTAAGAAAGATGATGGTAGTGTTGCTTATGAAATTGCAAAACAATATATGAAAGAAGATGTGGAAAAGGTTTTCGTTGAATTTCCTATGCTTAAATCTCTTGAGGATAGAGAAAATGCAAGAAAAGAAAATGCTAAAATAGTTCAAAAACTTTTAGACGAAGGAAAAAACGTTGGTTTTTTAACTATTGGAGACACTATGACATACAGTACCTATGTCTATATTTTGGAACATCTTCCTGAAAAATATTTAGTTGAAACAGTTCCAGGAGTTTCATCATTCGTTGATATGGCTTCAAGATTTAATTTCCCACTTATGATAGGAGATGAAACTTTAAAAGTTGTATCACTTAATAAGAAAACTAATATTGAATTTGAATTAGAAAACAATGATAATATAGTTTTTATGAAGGTTAGTAGAAACTTTGAAAACTTAAAACAAGCACTAATGAAAACAGGAAATATAGATAAAATTATTATGGTTTCAAATTGTGGAAAAGAAAGTCAAAAAGTTTATTATGACATAAAAGATTTAACAGAAGATGATATTCCATATTTTACAACTCTAATTGTAAAGAAAGGTGGATTTGAACAATGGAGAAAATTTAATATATAA
- the cobM gene encoding precorrin-4 C(11)-methyltransferase encodes MEKYKEKVYFIGAGPGDPELITIKGQRIVKEADVIIYAGSLVPKEVIDCHKEGAEIYNSASMSLDEVIDVTVKAIKDGKKVARVHTGDPAIYGAHREQMDMLDKYGIEYEVIPGVSSFLASAAALKKEFTLPTVSQTVICTRIEGRTPVPEKESLESLAKHRASMAIFLSVHMIDKVVETLATSYPMTTPVAVVQRASWPDQKIVLATLETIEQKVKEAGINKTAQILVGDFLGDEYEKSKLYDKYFTHEYREAIKK; translated from the coding sequence ATGGAAAAATATAAAGAAAAAGTTTACTTTATAGGAGCGGGACCTGGTGATCCTGAATTAATAACTATTAAAGGACAAAGAATAGTTAAAGAGGCTGATGTTATTATTTATGCAGGTTCATTAGTTCCAAAAGAAGTTATTGACTGTCATAAAGAAGGAGCAGAAATTTACAACTCAGCATCTATGTCTTTGGATGAAGTTATAGATGTTACAGTAAAAGCAATAAAAGATGGTAAAAAAGTAGCAAGAGTTCATACTGGAGACCCTGCAATCTATGGAGCACATAGAGAACAAATGGATATGTTGGATAAATATGGAATAGAATATGAAGTTATTCCAGGAGTAAGTTCATTTTTAGCATCTGCTGCTGCTTTGAAAAAAGAATTTACCTTACCTACTGTTTCTCAAACAGTAATATGTACAAGAATAGAAGGAAGAACTCCTGTTCCTGAAAAAGAAAGCTTAGAAAGCTTAGCAAAACATAGAGCATCTATGGCAATATTTTTATCAGTTCATATGATAGATAAAGTTGTTGAAACTCTAGCTACTTCTTATCCTATGACAACACCTGTGGCAGTTGTTCAAAGAGCTAGCTGGCCTGATCAAAAAATAGTTTTAGCTACTCTTGAAACTATTGAACAAAAAGTTAAAGAAGCTGGAATAAATAAAACTGCACAAATATTAGTTGGAGATTTCTTAGGTGATGAATATGAAAAATCAAAATTATATGATAAATATTTTACACATGAATACAGAGAAGCTATAAAAAAATAA
- a CDS encoding bleomycin resistance protein — protein sequence MKYNDLIPELVVSNINISRDFYVNMLGFKVEYEREEDKFIFLSLGNIQLMLEEGSEEELSQMEYPFGKGINFTFGVNNVDELYSKFKIKKNLLKRDIEIREFRVNDEIIYTKEFSILDPDGYFIRISE from the coding sequence ATGAAATACAATGATTTAATACCAGAGTTAGTAGTTTCTAATATCAATATCTCAAGAGATTTTTATGTAAATATGTTAGGCTTTAAAGTTGAATATGAAAGAGAAGAGGACAAATTTATATTTTTGTCACTTGGAAATATCCAATTAATGTTAGAAGAAGGTTCTGAAGAGGAATTATCTCAAATGGAATATCCTTTTGGAAAAGGAATTAATTTTACATTTGGTGTCAATAATGTTGATGAACTTTATTCAAAATTTAAAATAAAAAAGAATTTATTAAAAAGAGATATTGAGATAAGAGAATTTAGAGTTAATGATGAAATTATTTATACAAAAGAATTTTCAATATTAGATCCTGATGGCTATTTTATTAGAATATCAGAATAG